From a region of the Chroicocephalus ridibundus chromosome 8, bChrRid1.1, whole genome shotgun sequence genome:
- the SEC22B gene encoding vesicle-trafficking protein SEC22b gives MVLLTMIARVADGLPLAASMQEDEQSGRDLQQYQSQAKQLFRKLNEQSPTRCTLEAGAMAFHYIIEKGVCYLVLCEAGFPKKLAFAYLEDLHSEFDEQHGKKVPTVSRPYSFIEFDTYIQKTKKLYIDSRARRNLGSINTELQDVQRIMVANIEEVLQRGEALSALDSKANNLSSLSKKYRQDAKYLNMRSTYAKLAAVAVFFIMLIVYVRFWWL, from the exons ATGGTGCTGCTCACGATGATCGCCCGCGTGGCGGACGGGCTCCCGCTGGCCGCCTCCATGCAGGAAGACGAGCAG TCAGGCCGCGATCTGCAGCAGTACCAAAGTCAAGCGAAGCAGCTCTTCCGCAAGCTGAACGAGCAGTCCCCCACGAGGTGCACTCTGGAAGCAGGAGCCATGGCTTTCCA CTACATCATTGAGAAAGGAGTGTGTTACTTGGTCCTGTGTGAAGCTGGATTCCCCAAGAAACTGGCCTTTGCATACCTGGAAGATTTGCATTCAGAGTTTGATGAGCAGCACGGCAAGAAGGTGCCAACGGTGTCCAGGCCCTATTCCTTCATCGAATTTG ATACCTACATCCAGAAAACCAAGAAGCTCTACATTGATAGCCGGGCGAGGAGGAACCTGGGCTCCATCAACACAGAGCTGCAAGATGTGCAGAGGATTATGGTGGCCAACATCGAGGAAGTCTTACAGCGAGGAGAGGCACTTTCAG CTCTTGATTCCAAGGCCAACAACTTGTCCAGTTTGTCCAAGAAGTACCGTCAGGACGCAAAGTATCTGAACATGCGTTCCACTTATGCCAAGCTCGCGGCCGTAGCTGTGTTCTTTATCATGTTGATCGTTTATGTGAGGTTCTGGTGGCTGTGA